The Glycine soja cultivar W05 chromosome 19, ASM419377v2, whole genome shotgun sequence genomic sequence aaaacATAGAATCGACtttctttttgatttaattgtataGTATATAGTATATACATACCCACGCTCGTGCCATTTGCCCTTGGCAAATTAGCATTGctttgctacttttttttttgaaaaggctTTGCTACTTCAATATATAGGATTATGGAAAGTCTTCTAAAATGAGTTCAACGTAGGTTTTGTCTTACATACTAGACGTCATATTATTGAGAACATCCAACTCTAGTAAGACCAACCCCGTCAatggaataaaaagaaatagcCTTGTAAAATAACAGTCAACGGGAAGTTGGGGCAGCTTCAGCTGAAACATTGAATAAATTTTCCTTCCATCATTGTGGAATGCTAATAATTAACATCACCCACCTCTTTTCATAAACTCAAACCTTCTGTACGGTCCACAGGGGTCTACAGACGCATGATAATATACAACAgcatgtgaatgatgaataaaCAAACTATCgctcattaattaaaataataaaacaaggtCAACCTTGTGCTAAGAGGCTGAGTTGAAGCTTGGGGCTTACTTCAAGCTCTTAATTGGTTAGCAGAGTTGGGTTATCAGAATTTTATCATAGAATCTGACTGTAAAAGGTTGGTGGATGCCTTATCTGGTTGTCTAAATGGTTCCTCAGAATTCTAATCTATCCTTGCAAATtgtaaatcttcattaggaaattttCCAAACTCTAGGGTGAATTTCATTAGGAGGCAAGCCGACCAAGGTGCTCACATCCTTGCTAAGGCATCTCGGTTTCATGCTAGCTTCCATGACTTTGAGCATATACCCAATTGTATCTTTGCActtattatgaatgaaatgcaATAAGTACTTTTACCCTGAAAAAAAAGGCTGGGTTTGGGGCTGCCTTGCCATGCATATGCAAGAGGCTGATTCTACAAACCTGACATTAGTTACACAGCAACAACTCTAACGCTCAAATcgcatgagagagagagaggatcaCTTGacatcaaatatgaaatttttgtaTGTACACCACTTAATAActttctttactttttaaatCAGCAGTTAGTttgattaatttcatattttacagTTATTAATTAAgtagtataagttttttttatcagcataaGTAGTATAAGTATAAAGTTTGATACTTGATATCAATTGATCAAGTGCGTATCTGTGTGTGTATATAATCTTTTAGAAAAAAGAAGTGGAACCTACCAATATAATTTACTAGCCATTAACCAATTGGTAGATTCAACTCACTTTCTCTAAAAGATTGTGTTATACTTCAATTCATTTACAGATATCTTAGGGACTCTTAGAGTCTTAGCATCATATTGGGACTTTAGAAGATAAAATGAAGTTTGAGAACTTCATTTTCATCTTCTGTAATCCAAAAGATGATAGTAAGGTGTTCAAAAAGGAGGAAAAATACTCAAAAGGCACACTCATGGTAGCTTAATGCTGCTAAAGTTTATTTACATTAAAATGGTTAAACATGGCACATTTTCATCTCTTGAGAGAGGAGAgtgcaaaattttataatagagAAAAGGCTGGTGTAATTTAAGCATCTCTAAGAAGCATAATTTACATCTTTCTAGTCACCAGAAACAGTAGAACAACCAAACATGCAGACAACTGCTTAGCGACTAAGTATATCTCACTATCCTCAGCAACATGAccaaaaaataagtatattattatattctcaTCCTATAGATAAACAAAGTAAATGCAGCCAATAGTAAAAAAGTCTAGACCCTTATATTCTACTCAGATGCCCCCTGCACAAAATGATGAATCTGatagaaaccaaaaaaagaaaaagctcaCATAATTCAAATCAttaaatggaagctctcgatgCAACGATAAACTAAGTACCTGTTTGGCCTTGTGAAAGTTAATGCACTTCAAAGATCATTTccttctttaattattatttttttttaaaaaaaacttctataACAAGAACTATTTTGCTTAAAAAATGTGTGTTTGTACTCTGAAGGTTAATACATTTTCCCTTCAATTTCATTGGTTCTAGTTGTGAATTTAACCCTTCAGAGACTTTTTGATAAGCTGAGAGAGAACagaggagaaaaagaagaaaaactgaTATTATTGATCTGAAAAGTTAGTTAGAGTTAGTTACAGTTGAGGTATTTATAAACCTCTACACAGCTGAACTAACCATAACCGATTCTAACTGCCTAACCCTATTGAGCTTCAGTTAGAAAAACCCTTACACACCCTGAATTACTGACTAACACTACATGGGAGTTGTTAGCAAAAGCTAACAGACCTTACAGTAGCTATTTATTACTGGATGGGTGCTGTTAGCAAAAACTAACAGCCCTTACAATCAATATACAAAACTGTTTTCACAGTTATACATTTACATACATTGATATCCCCCCTCAAATTCAAGGGGGAGGGTTGTCATTGGAAACACTCTTCACGTTGAGTTTGCCTCTGAGAGCCTCAAATCTTAGTTAGAACATCTGCCCACTGATCCAGAGCTGGAATATGAACAATTGAGAGCTGCTTGGCCAAAATCTTTTCCCTCGCAAAAAACACATCAATCTCCATGTGTTTTGTTCGACTGTGAAAAACTAGATTGTAAGCAATAGAAACAACACTGTGATTATCACAGGAGTAGTGAAAGAAACTTGTAACTCTGTCAGCAGATTATGAATCCAAGTCAATTAAGTAGAAGTTTGAGCTATGCTGCGATATTCAACTTCAGTACTAGACCTGGTAGTAACCTTTTGCTTGCGAGACCACCAAGAAACTAAGTTTGGGCCAAGAAAAATAGCAGTTCCTAAAGTAGAGCGCTGTCATCCACATCAgatgcccaatcagcatcacataATGCTTAAATAGCCGAGGGATTTTTAACAGAAGCAGGTTGCAGGAGCAGACCATGAGACAAAGTACCTTTAAGATATCTTAGAATCCTTTTCACCACTGTCCAGTGAGAGTCCAAAGGAGCAGCCATAAATTGGCAAACCTTATTGACAACAAAACTGATTTAAGGTCTAGTGAGAGTAACATACTATAATGCACCAACTATAGATCTGCATAGAGATGGATCATGAAAGACATCAACACCATGTTTAGATAGCTTGCAGTTGGAAACCATGGGAAAAGAGATTGAATGAGCTTCAGCCATGTTAgttttgtgaagcaaatcaggAATGTATTTACTCTGGGTCATTAAGATAACACTGTCGGACAAATATTTGATTTCCAGACCTAAGAAATAATCCAGATGACCCAGTTGTTTAAGTGAAAAAGCAGTATTTAGTCTGCTTGTGAGCTGCTGTATCAGAGTGGTTGAGCTACTTGTGAGAATTATATCATCCACATATACCAACGGATCGGTGCCTATAGATAAATAAGGATGAATCACTCTTGCTTCCAATAAAACCAAACTGCAACAAAGTAGACTTAAGTCTGTCAAACCATTGCCTTGGAGCCTGTTTTAACCCATAGATGGCTTTATTGAGCTTGCAGACCAGTGACTTGTCTGCAACTTCAAAACTAGGAGGTTGTATCATAAAAACAGTTTCTTCAAGAGTaccatttaagaaagcattATTCACATCAAGTTAAAACAGTTTCCATCCATAGGACAGAGCAAGAGTAAGAATAACTCGAATAGTGACAGGCTTGATCACAGAAGAAAAAGTTTCATGAAAATCAAAACCATGAACTCGATGAAACCCCTTAACTACCAATCTTGCTTTGAACCTGTTAATGGACCCATCAGCATTTTCCTTTACCCTGTAAACCTATTTACAGCCAATGGCCTGCCTATTAGGAGGCAACGATACTAAGTCCCAAGTATGATTTTTTAGCCAGACATCATACTCTTGCTGCATAGCAGTGAGCCAATCTTTGTTTGCCAGAGCTCGTTTCACAGTTTTAGGTTTAGAATGAGTGAGAAAAAGTGAAAGGTGGAGTCTAGGATTGTGAATACCAGATTTAGACCTTGTTTGCATAGGGTGAGTGTTGACTGGGATAGAATTGGGTATAGAAACAGATTCTGAAGTAGATGTAGGAGGGTTAGTAGACTCTTGAGGCTGAACAAAGATGGATGCAGAAGAGGTAGTGGACAAGGTACAAAAACAGTGGTAATGGGAGAATGAGCAGGTAATGGTGAAAAACCAGGAGGAACAAGAGGAGCAGAGCCTGAATTAACAGGTGATGCTTGAGATGTCTGAGGAATAGAGGCAACAAAAGGTGAAGAAAGGTTAGGACTTAGACTAAAATAGGAATCAAGATTTTTTGTGGAAttagaggaagaaggaaaaagatcaGCATAAGGAAATCTCAACTCATTAAACAGAACATCCTTAGAGATGTAAATTCTACCAGATGATGACAAGCACTTGTAACCCTTGTGAGATAAGGAATAACCCAAAAACAAACACTCTTGAGATCGAAAATTGAGCTTGTGTATGATATGGCCTTAATAAAGGAAAACAGGCACACCCAaaagttttaagaaaatgataatcagACTCTTTATTAAACAAAGTAACAAAAGGAACAACAAATTTGAGGGTAGTAGTGGGAAGCCTGTTAATTAGATAAACAGTTGTAGTAAAGGCATAATCACAAAATTGCAAGGCTAAAGAAGCATGATGCAGCAAGGTTAAACCCAAATCAACTATGTGTCTATGTTTTCTCTCAACCACAACATTTTGGTGATGAGTGTGGGGCCAAATTAGTCTATGAGAAATACCAAAAGAAGCTAGAAGACTAGAGAAAGATCTGTATTCACCTCCCCAATCAGATTGAATACTCTTTATTTTGGTGTTAAGCTGCAACTCAACCattgacttgaaattttgaaaaacagaAATGGTTTCAGCTTTGGACTTTATAGGAAATATCCATGTGTACCTAGAGAAAGCATCGATGAAGGAAACATAATATGTATAACCAGCATATGAGGTAACATGGGAGGGTCCGCACAAGTCAGTGAAAATGAGTTCTAAAGGTGAATAAACAGAGTTATCTTTGGCAAACTGACTCACACTTAACAGATTTTTTGAAATTGAAGGAACATGTAACAATTTATGAAGTTTAAAAGTTGTGCCAGTATCATTAGGGGAAACAAAAGTTGAAGAACCAGTGTTGGAGATACTTAAACCTTCACCATTGCCTATGAAAATCTGCTCGGTTCCATCAAAATGAGTAAATTGTTTAATGTTTCGAGAATCACCAATAACATGAAAACTGGCTCCAGAATCTAGTATCCAAGTGGAGCCAGGTGCACCATTGCCATGAGAGGATGAATTTGTGAGCATGGCACTGGGTTGACTAGGACCAGGAACAATGGACTACCATTGGGATTAACCCAGGTGTTGGAGATACTGGTTGAATCAGTAGAATAGGGGATAGGTTGCAATGTGgtaggataaaaaaaagttagggaCTCATGTGGTTGAAAACCGATATCGGTCTTGAAATGGCAAACATTAGCAATGTGCCCATACTTAAGACAAATTTAGCACTGAGAATTAGCAAACCGGCCACCTCTGCGACCTTTGCCGGAACCACCGCCGCCAAGTCCTAGATTTCGATCAGAAAAGCCACCGCGACCACTGCCACGACCATACGAGCCTTGAGAACCACCAGAATCACTGTTTTTTTAAGTGTATGGCTGGGCATAACCCTAAGTGTAGTTTAATGACACAGAATTGATCACTTGAGCATCTCGATTGTATCATGTGAACCTAGTCTCATGACCATAGAGTAGAGCTTCGATTTCTGCAATTGATGGAGTGCGCTTCTTACTCTCGATGACAAAGATCACCGACGCATAATCAGACAGTAATCCTTCGAGAAgcgcatcaacatactcctcgTGACGAACAAGAACACCCACGCCAGTCAGTTCATCAACGTATCCTTTGATCTTCCACAAGTATTTATCAATTGTCTTTCCATCAAGAGTGACCGCACGCATCGTAGTGTGAAGTTGTCGCGCACGGGGTTTAGTATGAGGACTGAACTATTCATGGATTTTGTCCCAAACCTGATACGAGTGATTGGAACCTAGAACTTTTGATAACATGGACTTTGAAAGCGTAGATTGCAGTCAAACAAGAAGTGTTTGGTCTTGAACTTCCCAGGTTTCATACTCTGGGTTGATGTGATCAGCAATGTGATTGTCCTTGGTGAGATAATGAGGTGGAACAACCGGATTAACAACAAAACGCTGCAACTTGTGCGATTTGATATCCTAGATGGAGGGATCTAAAGATAGTCAATCAAAGTCTGAATCAAGGTCACCAGCTGAACAGGTTGATATTGTGGAGGGTCGGATGTGGGGACAAGTTTAAGTTTTGGGAGGATAGGTGGATAGGAGGAGATAAAAGCTTGGCTGAGAAATATCCTAGATTGTACACCATATCAGCTCAACAACATCATTTCATCATCAAATAGGTGCTGTGAAAGAAGGTGGGTGGGAGTGGCATTTTAAGTGGAGGAGACTTTTGTTTGATAGCGAGATAGGTATGGCGGTAGCTTTCCTCCAACAGCTGGAAGGGTTCACAATCAGGCCGGAAGTAAATGATCATTGGAAGTGGGCGGCAGAGCCTAGTGGCTGTTATTCGACTAAGAGTGCATACAAGGCAATTCATCATGTCACAGTGGAAGATGGACAGGATGGAAAGTTCAAGGAGCTATGGAAGCTTAGGGTCCCATTGAAAGTGGCTATCTTCATGTGGAGGCTGATTCAAGACAAATTGCCAACTAAAGTTAATCTGAAAAAGAAGCGGGTTGAGTTACAAGAGTACTTGTGTCCTTTCTGCAGATTAGTGGAAGAGACATGCCACTTATTCTTCCACTGCAGTAAAATTAGTCCCCTATGGTGGGAGTCACAGTCATGGGTAAATATGATGGGCGTTTTCCCTTATAATCCGGATCAGCATTTTATTCAGCATATTTGTGGAGCTTCTGCAGGGTTGCAGGGAAAAAGATGGCAGTGGTGGTGGTTTGCTCTCACTTACTCGATTTGGAAGCATAGGAACAACATTATTTTCTCCAATGCTGCTTTTGATGACCAGAAATTAATGGAAGATGCAGTGTTCATGTTATGGTCATGGCTCAGatgtttggaaaaaaatttctcTTTACATTTCAATCAATGGTCCTCAAATCTCAAAGATGTCTTTCTTAGGACAGCAACTTAGGAATAGAATCTGCTCCAGGTCTTTTTTGAGTAGTTTGGGCTATTTTAGCTACTGTTTCTTGTTTTGTCCTGAACTACCTGTAAATTGGCTCTAAATTTGTATTatctagtacctctggtactcatctataatataatatattatttttgctgagcaaaaaaaaaaaaaaaacttgtgcgATTTGATCACTAGTTCGTCGTGTTGTTGCTAGTGAAGATAATTCGAATCATCAAGCTTCTCTGCAATAGAGTTGGGAAACGACTGAGAAATGAGGTTTGAAGGAGCGAAAGCCATGAAAGCACTGAACAGGACCTTGCAAAACCACAGAGATTACGAAAAAATGGCTCTAGATACCATTTTCGATAAACTGAGAGAGAACagaggagaaaaagaagaaaagcttATATTATTGATCTGAAAAGTTAGTTAGAGTTAGTTACAATTGTGGTATTTATAGACCTCTACACAATTGAACTAATCATAACTGATTCTAACTAATCCTAACAGAATTCTAACTGCCTAACCCTATTGAGGTGCAGTTAGAAAAGCCCTTACACACCCTGAATTACTGACTAACACTAGATGGGTGTTGTTAGCAATAGCTAACAGCCCTTACAGTAGCTATTTATTACTGGATGGGTGCTGTTAGCAAAAGCTAAACAGTTCTTACAATCAATATACAAAACTGTTTTCACAGTTATACATTTACATACACTAATAGAGACCTAGCAATGCACTAGGGTATAGTATTTTCTACAATCAGacagcatcatcaaaataaatcgTGTAAAtcatacaataacaataaagtgAATAAACCATCAAAAGGTGTTGTTGAAGTTCTCTTACACTCAATTTTAGAAATATATCTGAAAGTCAAATGATAAATTCTCCTTGCAAACAATAGATCATACAATTGATTGAAGTGCCACAgaaaaagggaagagaaagaaatatatgTGAAAGTCAAATGATAAATTCTCCTTGCTAACAATAGATCATACAATTGATTGAAGTGTCacagaaaaaggaagagaaatgatgaatataaaaataatagagcTTCAGAGAAGAAACCAAGGCAGAACTTTCTTCTAGGATTTTAGTTTTTAGAAACATATGACCTAAACTCAGCACAATTAGAAGGCCTCTAGGTTAGGCTTGACAATGGGGTTGGAATGGGAGGATTTCGGATTTCACTCAACCTGACCTTGCCCCACATCTTTGGTGTTCAAGACCCAAACATCTAAAACCTAGTTGATGAGTGATAACAAATCTACTAGAATCCACGCACTACCTGCCATACTcctcaaatatttaaattaatttttacagtAGCAAATCACAATGTTAAAATTAATCCATCATCTCATACAACTCAAAAGACATATTAACAAATTATCAGTATTAAAAACTGGTAAAGAGCAGCTACAAATTTACAAAAAGATATAACCAAGTATGAATTAACTAAGATCTACATATTTCTAACACAATGTTGGGGTCTACAACAACTTATAAAACTTTGAGAATTACTGACTTCACCACCCCATAAGAAGTAGACTCCTTGTCCTATTAAAGTCAACATTAAAGATGGGACAAGCCATCTTAATCTCGATTGTTTTGCACTTTCGCCATTCACAGAATCAGGAGAaatcagttgttcaatttctagtacATATGCTGCGCCATGTTCAGGTACATAGTCAAATACACATCACTCAGCAAAATCTCAGACTTGGACAGAATACTGAATGGCCATAATTTCCAATAACATTTTCTTTCAGTTTAGTTTTCATGTCAATTACCTCAAATCTGAACATCACTAGCCATAATATACTACCTAACAAGCAAGCACaagataaattgaaaaaaaaaaaaaaacagaaaagactATATCTTTCAAACCGCATTGAGctcaaagaaaaatctaaagaaaCACTTCTTTCTCATAGTCAACAACAGAACTAATCCATTTCCGTTTCCTCCCAAACCCTCACTAACCTCGGCAGGAATTCAAGCATCGCTATCGTCGCTGTCGCTATCTTCGTCGTCAATGCCCGCGGCCACGGCAGCAGCAGCATTCCCCGAGTCACCGGCAATGTGCACTCCGGAACTCACCGTCCGCCCCCGAGTCCTGGACGGCAGAATGTTATTCAAATCGACCTCCGTGAGCGAGTCGTTAGAGAAATCGCTTCCGTCGTCGTCGCTAGCACTATCCTCGTCGGAATCATCGTCGTCGtcgtcttcttcttctacaaTCATTTTCCCTTTGCCCTTGTCGTCACGCATAATCCCCTTTCCCTTTCGGTTATCCTCCTGCTCCTCCTCGTCGTCGTCGTTGTCGTCGTCATCTTCATCGTCGTTTTGGAGGTCGTTGTCGTTTGCAGTGGGTAGTGTTTCTTTGAGGTCGAGCTTGGGGATTTTGGAAGGGAGGTCTTGGAGGTCGGGATCGGACATGCGCTTGGAGGGCAATGTGGGTTCTTGGGGTGGGTCGTTGTGTTCAGCCATGAATATGATTTGGTGAATAGAAGAAATTAGGGTTTtggggagaagaagaagaaggaggaggaggaggagaattAATACCGGCGGCAACAGTCTCTCGAGTCTCAGGGACTGTCACACCGAATGAATGGCTTGCCTTAGTACAAAACCCAGCTGTGTGGAACCTAGCTATTTCTTACACTAAATAGGTTTTAGATAACGTGCTTGTTTAATTCAGGGTAAATACTGAAATTCATTGTGGAAAGTACGGAGCGCAGATAAAACTTTTTTTCAgctgataaaaatttaaatttaatctttttgaatttgaaaaaaaattataaattagttcaataaataatttaataataaattaatctctAAATTTGATAGCTTAATAGTTAAATTAgttctaaaaaaatagaatttattcttaaattaatcattaaaaattataatttaataataaaataatctcataaatttaataataagattaatttattgtatttttttatatttatttcatggATATTTTTTCGTCACCGCACCGCATCTAACTCTCTCGGAAACGTATTTTACTAgtagaggtttttttttttttttttttaaagtaacacTGCAACTATACTATCTCCTAGATAtaatatttcaaacaaaaactaTGGATAAGAAAAGAACTAACAACATATACAGAAACAATACAAAACAACTTCATTccattattataaatagattaTGTTTTCACTACAAGTATgcttttatcttaattttccttaaattttttataactatctttactattaaattaaaacatacagTTTAACATCcttatatttcataaaaataatactatgctagatattaaataaatgatgGCAAGCCAACACATGTGAAATAGAGTATGTTTGGACTTGGAGGCATATCCTCATTCCAGAAGTATTGACTGCAAAACCAATTTTGGTGCACAATCCACAGCTTTATTACAATATCTTTTAATTTCaccataaaaatattacaatctCTTTTAACATGAGTGAAAATGCAGTGATAAAAGAAGCTTTCAGAAAGCAATCCTTGACTACATCTGCAAAGTATGAAAAGTTGGGCTATTTGTTATTCCTACATATATCAGTTGGAGATAGCTAGACTGTGATGAACTCCAACTCTGAAATACTGTCcaactaaaaaaacattttgcctCTGTCATTCTATCTTTGCCCTTGTTTCACCTGGAATGAACTGTATTGTAGCTGTTTCTTCACAAGCCTCCTCCACCTGTAGCTACATTTTTCTTAACCTGGAAaattaacttttgttttttcttctactttctGTTAgtctttgaagtttttttttctcgacaaaagttagttgttagaattgttaatttttattaacgaGGATTCAAACATGTAACCTCTTCCCACTTCCCTTCTTCCTTTACCACGCGTCTTTGAAGTTTCTTAATTTGCATTAAGttgtaagaaaattaataacaacaatGATACACTTTACGGTTTGCATGAGTTTgaaacaacaaagaagaaatTGTAGGAAGCAATACACACTAATAGAACAACATTAATTGGCACTTGATGCCAAGATCTAAAGATTAAATAAACACCACCTTCTTGAGTTACCTGAAATCTGACAAGGATACTTGATTTTCCgaatatttgataaaagaacTGGCCACCTATTTTGGATTCGACATGTACGTGTGAAACACGTCAGCATACTAGCAATCCAAAGCatataggaaaataaaaaaagaatagcaTAAAAAAGTCCGCACTTGAAGTCAACATGAGCTAATAACTTAGGAACAATTGTTTTGAACGTCCAATTTGTGTAGTAGGCTACTTCAGCTTAAACACTGATCAACCTAGATCAGCACTCAAGAATAAGACTTTTAAGATGGAATCATGAATAGGAATCATATCACACCTTAACCTAGAGTAAAGCCACTCTTTTGCTACACTAGGACAATAAATATTGCCCCCAAAAGGTTTTGGATCCTATGCTAGGAATTTTAGCTCTTCATAAAATTCCTATAAATATAATCAATGCATTGCAGTAGATAAGcatttaatatatatcattGATTTGGTGGAATATCTATTAGCTAACTTCAACATTAGAATATCTTTTACATGTAATCACCCattttttacaatgtctcaACAAATTAGTGCTTGTACGTAGTTATTAGGAGACCTAGACCTCAGGCCACGGGGAGTGAATTTTGGTTAACATTATCCAAAGTTCAATCTAAACGAACAGTACTCCACCGTGAACACATCAGTTTGATTTATACCTCAAACAAAACAACTTGATTCAACTTTGACTACTTCAAATCCATCAGCTTGGTCCATTGTAGATAGATCATTTATCAACTCAACATATATAAAAGTTACAtatcttaacttttaatttaacttaatttgAAAGTAACAACAATTTCGATTTAAGATAACTACACAAATAACAAAAATCACGTTAAATACCTTAAACATCGGTTTGAAGttcttgtattttctttttatcttcagGATGGTGTGCCACAAGTTCCCTACTATATACGTTTCatgttttgttaaataaaaagatttgaTTTTTATCACTCATGTGGTCAACTGAATAGTCAAAGTCTTGCAACTTGCGACAAAGAAGTTTATCTAAATCCAATTACTAACCGATGAATACGTTGGGAGAAAGGGTCAAATTACACATTGAAACCTACTCTTGTGATCGCTTTCCAAttatattatgtataaattGATATCACTTTATAAAAGTTTAACCCCTTCCTCTACATTACATACACCTGGACTTcttaacaatattatttattgagaAGAATATTGTATGACCATTAagatataaaaagttatttctt encodes the following:
- the LOC114398781 gene encoding uncharacterized protein LOC114398781, which codes for MAVAFLQQLEGFTIRPEVNDHWKWAAEPSGCYSTKSAYKAIHHVTVEDGQDGKFKELWKLRVPLKVAIFMWRLIQDKLPTKVNLKKKRVELQEYLCPFCRLVEETCHLFFHCSKISPLWWESQSWVNMMGVFPYNPDQHFIQHICGASAGLQGKRWQWWWFALTYSIWKHRNNIIFSNAAFDDQKLMEDAVFMLWSWLRCLEKNFSLHFNQWSSNLKDVFLRTAT
- the LOC114400703 gene encoding histone H2A.Z-specific chaperone CHZ1-like gives rise to the protein MAEHNDPPQEPTLPSKRMSDPDLQDLPSKIPKLDLKETLPTANDNDLQNDDEDDDDNDDDEEEQEDNRKGKGIMRDDKGKGKMIVEEEDDDDDDSDEDSASDDDGSDFSNDSLTEVDLNNILPSRTRGRTVSSGVHIAGDSGNAAAAVAAGIDDEDSDSDDSDA